AATGTAGATGGGATAAGGTAGCTTCAAATTCACGTATGGTGTCGGATGGAACAATCTGGTCGTGAGATAGATTTCGTATGCTATTTGCTCTTCAGAAAGGTTTGATCTGTTAGTATGGATATTTATCTCAACCCCTTTTTGCAAGTTGTACGTATCAGCAAAATAGATGTACTTGTTTTTCTGGAGTTCTATTAGCTTTCCTTTCAAGTTCATGGATGAGTTTATGTTCGAGTTTTTGTTGATCTCAACTATCACATAATCCACTTTTAAGATATCTAGATGATTTTTCAATTCTGTTGTGTCTTCTATGAACAATCCGTCGCGAATCAAAAAGAGTATTCTTGGTGGAACGCCATTTGAGAGTGTGTAAAGATCAATAGATCTAGCGATATTTTTCAACAGTAGGTTCATGTCTAGCCTTTCATCCAACTTTAGATTCAGTTCTTGATCAATGTACAGTATTTTTCCTTTAGAATCAACAGCCGCAAAGGCATAGTCGGATCGTCTTTTGTGATGATCATGACTCAGATCGAATCCAGTGTACAGCGCACCGTTTGAAAGACCAGACAAATAATACGGTTGAGATCCTGGAACAAAATTGATCGTTTTGTAAGCAAAACTCTTCAGAACGTAGACTTGATTTTCAACGATTTTCGAAACTAGAATGGGTAGAACTATAAGGTTCTTTGGGAATTTTTTCAAAAATTTTCCAAGGCCATTGTAAGTTTTCGAAAGAAGGACGATCACGACTGTTCCATTCGGTAGAGCTCCAAGTTTTTCAGAGTCTAAAAGCTCGAGGTCCTCTTCTCGATATAAAAATTCGACTGTTTCAAAACTCTGTACGTTGGGTACGATTGATCTTAAGGTCTTCATATAAATGGAATTGTCTGAGATTAATTTGTCTATAAGTTGTTGCCTTTGCTCTTTTGAAAGCTTATCAGGAAGCAGGAGCACTATTCTCAATCGGCTGGGTTTGACTCTCCAGCCAAACTGAAAGACGTCTCTAACCTGGTTCGATTTACCTTTGGCAAATTGGTAGACAATACCAAAGTTCTTTATACTACCTTGTTTCAAAGAATAAGGTTTCTTTACATCGATCAGTTCTTCCAAAAACTTCAACTCAGTCGGTAACTTTTTGAACAGTGAGGGAATTTTATTCGTATAAAGTTCGTAAATTTCCTTTGAGATTTTCAATTTTTCCATTTCTTTAGGGGAGAAGTTGAAGAAATAGTTCTCAGGTTGAGAAACTTCTTTCTGGAAATGTTCGTTTATTTGTATGACGAGCTTTCCGTTTTCAATACAAACGAAGGGGAAAGATCTACCTGAAATAATGTTGAGCAGGAATGCAGACCTCACTGTTGAATGGAGTGCCGATTTGGTAGATAGAAACACTAGACGGGGATTGATCGATAGATAAAATTTTTCGTCAATTTGATGGATTCCAATTCGATAAGCTTCGAAATAGGAGACTTCTGGATGGGTTCGTAACGGTGTTTTCGTTGCCAAGGAAATGTACAAATGTTGTGCTGCTTTGGCAAATTTATTGTCTTTGAAGAGTTTTTCGATATAGCTGTAAAGAGTTTTAACAAAGAGTGTCACGTCGTTTTCAACTATTTGCTCTTTCTTTTTGTACATGCTTGAACGCTCTGGTAATATCTTCACATTCCTGTTTGTAAGAGGCAGTTCAACCCAGACGAGATCTGAAGAGTGGACGAATCTTATGTTGTTCATCCGTGACATATTTCGAGCGAACTGTTCTGGAGAGCTTTCAGGGTTGTAATAGAAAATCCTTTTTACCTTGTCAGGGATGACGATTCTGTACAGATTCAGTTCCATCGGTGAATCCTCCTCATATAACGATCACATCTTGGTCGAAGAAGCGCCCTTTATCCTTACCAATCGTAACTATTTTGTCTCTCACGCCTTTAGTTATTGGGTATATCCTCACCGTATCTTCTTCAGGTTTAATGCGTTTTTTAATACCACGTACGAGTTGGTCAAGCTGTGATTCAGCGAGTTCTGTTTCGAAAACGCTGTATTGAACCCTCACACCGTAGCTTTCCAGGTAATCAGACAATTCTTTCCGTCTTTTATCGTCAGTCACATCGTAACTCACAACGAAAAGCACGTTTATCACTTCCTGAAGTAGGGTATATAGTGTTCGTCTTCACCTAGTACTACGCGAGCGTAGTGCCTAGCTTGCTTTTCGAAAATCGTTCTCACATAATTCTCCTCGTCGTCCAGGTGGTATTTCATCTTGCTGTTCAAACGTTCCTCGAATTTGCTTATGAACCTTTTCAAAGCGTCTTTTGTGAAGTGAATTATTCCTCCTTCGATCTCTTCGAAATCCTGAATCGTGAACTCGTTTCTGTTGATCGCGTTCACCACGAAACTGTCCACAAGTATGCATCTGTACTCCTCCGTGAGATCAAACAACAATGATTTCTTCGAAACGTCAACGGTATGCAAGTTCCCGAGGTATGGATCGAGCCCCACAGCGTTCAAAGCTGCTTCAATCTCGTTGTAAAGTAAGCTGTAACCAAGAGAAAGCATTGCGTTTATCGGATCTTTTGGAGGATGTGCGACCCGCTTTTCAAATTTGAACTGTTCACTCTTGAACAATTTTCCAAAGCCTTGGAAATAGTACCTTGATCCGATCCCTTCCAGTCCGATTATTTGTTCGATGGTATCAGCCAAGGAGACTTTCTCGATGATTTTTCTCAAAGCTGCCATTTCCTCACCGAGGAAGCCTCGGGGTAGATTTTTACTCCTGTTGCTCAGAAAATCATAGTAGTTTTTTAATTTTCCAGTGACTATGGCTCGCGCCATTTTCAACTTGAAAGCAGCGTCGTTGTATCTTTCGTATTGTTTGAGTCTAAGCAGAACATTCCTATATTCATTTGTACAGAGTTTTCCTCTGTATTTGCCGTACTGGGTCATGAACACGACCTCGATCCCATTTTCCAAGAAGTAGTTGATCAACTGGGTGGTCATCGATATCATGCCCATGAGATTGATCTTCTCGATTTTTTTGAGCGGTATCTCGGCTAAAATTTCACCTTGTTTTGAAACGATAAGCTTTCCGGATTCTTTGGAAAGTAAAGCACCTTGTTCGGTCACGTACAGTACCATACTTTCCCTCACAAGATGATTTGTATCTCTCCGTTGTTTTTTCTGACGACCATATTTTCCACGTGTATCTCATCATTTGTCATCTTTAAGGCTAAAATCGTTTTCAGCGTTTTTATTTGAACTTCAATTTCTGTTTTTTTCCTCGTTTTGTCCAAGATCTTTCTAACCAGATCTCTCACATCGACCTTTTGAAGTACGAATGAAAGACAGTCTACAGCAAAACAAATGGGACTGTTGAAGACCGTTTTGAATTTACAGTTACAACGTTCCAAGCTCAAAGCGATGGATTTGTTCACGATTTGTTCTCTTATTTCTTCACAGCTTATGGGAATAGAATCCAAGCTGTTCAGAATCGCTTCCAGTCTGTGTTGGGAATAGTTTATAGTGTTTTCAAGCAAACTAGTGAGGAATCTTTTCGATTCCTCGAGAAATCCACAAGCTGCGATCAGGATGTATTCTTCATCGGTCGTTATGTAAGCGGATTTTTGAATCTTTTCAGCGATTTGGTTGAGGACATGACACGATTGGATCACGTGATTGATCGTGTCCGAAGTTTTTGCATGATCGATCTCACTTCTGATGATCTTCTTTATGTTCTTTTGAGTATTTTTTGGCTCATCAATGCGTGGAAGTTCATGCGAGTTTTGTTGCAACAAATCATTGTAGAGCCGTTCAAGGATCTTGACATCGTTTTGTTCCATTTTCATGAGGTACTCAAGTTGGTTGGAAACTGGTTCGAGATTTTTGTCCACAAAAACACACCTGTTAGCCGTTTTTCTGTGAACACCGAGAGGTAACTTGATGAGATTACCAAGACCTCCAGCTGTGTCAGACTGCTTAGGAAAGATTTCTACGCTGATGTGTTCTGGTATGGAAATTTCAGAAACTATTCTTTTCAAAACTAGCCTTACTTTGTAAGCTTGAACCCACGTGTTGAAGAAGATCCACACGTGATAACCTTTGTTTCCGCTGAACTCGAGGTAGTGTTTGATGCCCTCGATTTCCAATTCTTTGCAGATTTGTTTAACCACCTCTTGACAGTTCAAAAGTGCCTTTTCTCGATCTTTCAAGACTGTGTCTTTGAGATCTACATCGAAGGCGGCGAATTTTATACAGTTGTCAGACCTCAACGGATACACTCCAATAGTTTTGGATCCTTCTAAATGATCAATGATGTCTCTTTCTTTCATCGGAGACCTCACTGGGTAGTATCCAGTACTCGTTTGAACGGCGAACACGTCTTCTCTACCGGAGAACAGTTCAAGAAATTTCTTGATGACACGTTGGTCTATTTGGTTCACTTTTAAATCGTTTTTGACAGGGTTCACCGTACCTAGTTTTTCGTAAATCAATGCGGCTAGATCGGTCATTCCAAGTTCTTCGTAAACTTGTGCAAGTTTTTCCATGTACTGTTTTTCGGCTGTTTTTTGAACCAAGATTTCGAGAACTTCCCTCGCTTTCTCATAACGTTGAAACTCCAACAGTAAGTTGGCGTATTTTTGGAGTGAACCGTCCTCCACGCATAATTCGTTGAAGGCTTTTTCGTAGTATTCAAGAGCTTTCACGAAGTCAAATTCTTCCTCTGCTTTCAAAGCCAACTCTTTGAAGTTCAAGGAATCACTCCTCATTCGATGGGCAATCTCTCGATCTGACCGAGTCCCATCGTCGTTTTGTACCCAACACCCGCAAAGAAGGCAAAATCGGCGAGCACGTTCGTGATTTTCAGTAGTTCTTGGTTGTTCTCTGGAACTTTGAAGATGACATCTCCGACGAATCCTTCGAGATAGAAATCTCTAAAAATCACCCGTTTGGATATGGTTTTCCTCTCGAGTATCGAAATCTCCTTGAATTGTTTTTCAATCTGCTGCTCTATCTT
This region of Pseudothermotoga sp. genomic DNA includes:
- the cas1 gene encoding CRISPR-associated endonuclease Cas1, encoding MVLYVTEQGALLSKESGKLIVSKQGEILAEIPLKKIEKINLMGMISMTTQLINYFLENGIEVVFMTQYGKYRGKLCTNEYRNVLLRLKQYERYNDAAFKLKMARAIVTGKLKNYYDFLSNRSKNLPRGFLGEEMAALRKIIEKVSLADTIEQIIGLEGIGSRYYFQGFGKLFKSEQFKFEKRVAHPPKDPINAMLSLGYSLLYNEIEAALNAVGLDPYLGNLHTVDVSKKSLLFDLTEEYRCILVDSFVVNAINRNEFTIQDFEEIEGGIIHFTKDALKRFISKFEERLNSKMKYHLDDEENYVRTIFEKQARHYARVVLGEDEHYIPYFRK
- the cas2 gene encoding CRISPR-associated endonuclease Cas2, whose translation is MINVLFVVSYDVTDDKRRKELSDYLESYGVRVQYSVFETELAESQLDQLVRGIKKRIKPEEDTVRIYPITKGVRDKIVTIGKDKGRFFDQDVIVI
- a CDS encoding CRISPR-associated primase-polymerase type A1 → MNFKELALKAEEEFDFVKALEYYEKAFNELCVEDGSLQKYANLLLEFQRYEKAREVLEILVQKTAEKQYMEKLAQVYEELGMTDLAALIYEKLGTVNPVKNDLKVNQIDQRVIKKFLELFSGREDVFAVQTSTGYYPVRSPMKERDIIDHLEGSKTIGVYPLRSDNCIKFAAFDVDLKDTVLKDREKALLNCQEVVKQICKELEIEGIKHYLEFSGNKGYHVWIFFNTWVQAYKVRLVLKRIVSEISIPEHISVEIFPKQSDTAGGLGNLIKLPLGVHRKTANRCVFVDKNLEPVSNQLEYLMKMEQNDVKILERLYNDLLQQNSHELPRIDEPKNTQKNIKKIIRSEIDHAKTSDTINHVIQSCHVLNQIAEKIQKSAYITTDEEYILIAACGFLEESKRFLTSLLENTINYSQHRLEAILNSLDSIPISCEEIREQIVNKSIALSLERCNCKFKTVFNSPICFAVDCLSFVLQKVDVRDLVRKILDKTRKKTEIEVQIKTLKTILALKMTNDEIHVENMVVRKNNGEIQIIL